The following are encoded together in the Malaya genurostris strain Urasoe2022 chromosome 3, Malgen_1.1, whole genome shotgun sequence genome:
- the LOC131438302 gene encoding tenascin: MANVTTLIFILGVLLPFVSASDIIDLSCENDTDCDIFRNDAANPTCVANQCHCVNPISGNKTSCKPTISKASNQIGGTCPCIAENSYCHEKTQRCVCKEGFQRGREGKKCISKSVSLGKPCEIDEQCLQNDHFSHCDDIQHNCTCSNHFVIYMDTCHSIIATGNASCEQETDCSGQVANSVCHEKQCICGKGFVANAENTTCLTVAQYEEACSDSNQCIAQLGVGSLCNDGKCICNEQYFPFTVQTHNNATAEHKLTNVCTRKITHGSSCSESKDCYQFHRGPHEQNMECFMGECVCSSGSYEKGGVCISYSSASAHVFSPMLIFLILAVTFHVTKLVV, translated from the exons ATGGCTAATGTCACAACATTAATATTTATCCTTGGAGTGTTGTTGCCGTTTGTAAGCGCCAGTG ACATCATTGATTTGTCCTGCGAAAATGATACCGACTGTGATATATTCAGAAACGACGCGGCAAACCCCACGTGCGTTGCTAACCAGTGCCATTGCGTAAATCCGATATCTGGTAATAAGACGTCTTGCAAACCCACG ATTTCGAAAGCATCCAATCAAATAGGCGGAACTTGTCCATGTATTGCGGAAAACTCCTATTGTCACGAAAAAACACAACGCTGCGTGTGCAAGGAAGGATTTCAGCGAGGCAGAGAGGGGAAAAAGTGTATCAGCA AGTCCGTTTCGTTGGGAAAACCATGCGAGATCGACGAGCAGTGCCTGCAAAATGATCATTTCTCACATTGTGACGACATACAGCATAACTGTACCTGTTCGAACCACTTCGTGATATACATGGACACGTGCCATTCGATCATCG CCACTGGGAACGCATCCTGCGAACAAGAAACGGATTGTTCCGGACAGGTAGCTAATTCCGTGTGCCACGAAAAGCAGTGTATCTGTGGTAAAGGATTTGTAGCCAACGCGGAAAATACGACCTGTCTGACGGTGGCTCAGTACGAAGAAGCTTGCTCAGATTCGAACCAGTGCATAGCTCAACTTGGCGTCGGTTCACTTTGCAACGACGGCAAATGTATCTGCAATGAGCAATACTTCCCATTTACTGTTCAAACTCACAACAATGCAACGGCCGAACACAAACTAACGAATGTTTGTACGCGAAAAATCA CCCACGGTTCAAGTTGTAGCGAGAGTAAGGATTGCTACCAGTTCCACAGAGGTCCTCATGAACAAAATATGGAGTGCTTCATGGGGGAGTGCGTCTGTTCTTCAGGAAGTTACGAGAAGGGCGGTGTTTGTATCAGTTACA GTTCGGCATCAGCGCACGTCTTTTCACCAATGTTGATATTCCTAATTCTAGCAGTTACATTCCACGTCACAAAATTAGTCGTATAA